A stretch of the Balneola vulgaris DSM 17893 genome encodes the following:
- the amrB gene encoding AmmeMemoRadiSam system protein B: MSDLLFNSFTDAIPPIRFDIQRISVEQEGQPLIYFYDQLGYATPNFAVPAAAEPILSLIDGSRSVQDIINFSDDEVTKEQILEYVQFLDGNGLLDSAYFGERAEEIEVKYEQNNIHSSITAGSTYPADPTQLNAYLNDAFDTHPHAEPVSKAHALYAPHIDPRVGMSTYVKAFSAIKNLKPKRVVVLATSHYAGLYGDVYDNKPFILSSKDYEMPNGTVKTHREAISLIKEQTQHDDIFGTSFVDRAFRVEHSIELHLLFLNHLWDHDFEIIPILVGGFDELLYHDQSFLQDQIKAFIYLLNQQFNDDETFYLISGDQCHVGKKFGDQKAAKELFSEVENFDSTFLDHATSNSPKQVVELMKEGYDPYRVCGFPPLLTYLNAFTEVKGTLLDRSIWDEERADSAVSYASILFT, encoded by the coding sequence ATGTCGGATTTACTTTTCAATTCCTTCACTGATGCAATACCCCCTATTCGTTTCGACATCCAACGTATCTCTGTGGAGCAAGAAGGGCAACCACTCATATATTTTTACGACCAGTTGGGGTATGCCACTCCTAATTTTGCGGTTCCTGCTGCCGCCGAGCCTATACTTTCGCTCATAGATGGTAGCCGTTCGGTACAAGATATTATCAACTTCAGCGATGACGAAGTTACCAAAGAACAGATTCTGGAATACGTCCAATTTTTAGACGGTAACGGCTTACTAGATTCAGCATACTTTGGTGAAAGAGCTGAAGAAATTGAAGTGAAGTATGAACAGAACAACATTCATTCTAGTATAACGGCTGGAAGCACCTACCCAGCAGATCCAACTCAATTAAACGCATATTTGAACGATGCTTTTGACACGCATCCTCATGCTGAACCCGTTTCCAAAGCACATGCCTTATATGCTCCGCATATAGATCCAAGAGTTGGAATGAGCACCTATGTAAAAGCATTTTCAGCTATCAAGAACCTCAAACCAAAACGAGTGGTTGTATTAGCTACATCCCATTATGCCGGCTTATATGGCGATGTTTACGATAATAAACCATTCATACTCAGCTCTAAAGATTATGAGATGCCTAATGGCACGGTAAAAACTCACCGTGAAGCCATTTCACTCATTAAAGAACAAACTCAACATGATGATATTTTCGGCACTTCATTTGTAGACCGAGCATTCCGAGTGGAGCATAGTATAGAACTACATCTATTGTTTCTGAACCATCTATGGGATCATGACTTCGAGATTATCCCCATACTAGTAGGTGGCTTTGATGAATTACTTTATCACGACCAGAGTTTTTTGCAAGACCAGATCAAAGCATTCATCTATCTGCTAAATCAGCAGTTCAACGATGATGAAACCTTTTATTTGATAAGCGGCGATCAATGCCATGTGGGCAAAAAATTCGGCGATCAAAAAGCAGCCAAAGAACTCTTCTCGGAAGTAGAAAACTTTGATTCCACGTTTCTGGACCATGCTACTTCCAATAGCCCAAAGCAAGTTGTAGAGCTCATGAAAGAAGGCTACGACCCTTATCGTGTATGTGGATTCCCTCCTCTGCTTACTTATTTGAATGCTTTTACTGAAGTGAAGGGTACACTATTAGATCGGAGTATCTGGGATGAAGAAAGAGCGGATAGCGCGGTAAGCTATGCAAGCATTCTATTTACATAA
- the nth gene encoding endonuclease III — protein MSDDKKNKLPKLPRKSKAQKERAKAILDELYTYYPNPHCELNHRNPFELLIATILSAQCTDVRVNKVTPQLFETYPTPELMAEAPLEELEELVKTTGFYRNKAKSLKETSTRLVEEFNGEVPQNMEDLLSLRGAARKTANVVLGNAFNINVGVVVDTHVKRFSNRFGLTKEKKNTDKIERDLMALFPRENWTDLSHLMIHHGRGPCKARISKAPDHELCIKYGKNCECQKMRAKNTK, from the coding sequence ATGTCGGACGATAAAAAAAACAAACTTCCTAAACTGCCACGGAAATCAAAAGCCCAAAAAGAACGTGCTAAAGCAATTCTGGATGAACTTTATACCTATTACCCAAATCCTCATTGTGAGCTAAATCATCGAAATCCCTTCGAACTTTTGATAGCTACAATACTGAGTGCTCAGTGTACCGATGTGCGGGTAAATAAGGTGACCCCACAACTGTTTGAAACCTATCCCACTCCGGAGTTAATGGCTGAAGCTCCGCTAGAAGAATTGGAAGAACTTGTGAAGACCACCGGCTTTTACCGAAACAAAGCCAAGTCGTTAAAAGAAACTTCTACACGACTTGTTGAAGAGTTTAACGGCGAAGTGCCTCAGAATATGGAAGACTTGCTCTCGCTTCGAGGAGCTGCACGAAAAACAGCCAATGTAGTATTAGGCAACGCATTCAATATCAATGTAGGGGTTGTTGTAGATACGCATGTTAAACGATTCAGTAATCGATTTGGCTTAACAAAAGAGAAAAAGAATACCGACAAAATAGAGCGTGATTTAATGGCCCTATTCCCCCGTGAAAATTGGACCGACCTCTCTCACTTGATGATTCATCATGGCCGAGGGCCTTGTAAAGCAAGAATCTCGAAAGCTCCCGATCATGAGTTATGCATTAAATATGGCAAGAATTGTGAGTGCCAAAAAATGAGAGCTAAGAACACCAAATAA
- a CDS encoding Re/Si-specific NAD(P)(+) transhydrogenase subunit alpha: protein MIIASIKETAHLETRVALSPESCNSLIKKGMQVWIESGAGTASGFLDSSYQEVGVKIKPRVEIIAEADLLVTVQTPEYNELKSMKEGASLLCFLWALQHPETVTLLQELKLTSFGMDAIPRISRAQNMDALSSMSSIAGYKAALIAANELDKYLPMMMTAAGTIRPSKVLVLGAGVAGLQAIATSKRLGAVVEAFDIRPAVKEQVESLGAKFVEVPLDDSETETKGGYAKELTKDDKEKQRQVIHEHVKKSDVVITTALIPGRPAPLLITEAMVHDMKAGSVIVDIAAENGGNCAFTKAGETHIVDGVKVIGPLNLASQLAHHASLLYSKNILAFLDLLISDSEMKLNFEDEIILHTTITHQGALISPLIKPKEN, encoded by the coding sequence TTGATAATAGCCAGTATTAAAGAAACTGCCCATCTCGAAACACGAGTTGCTCTTAGCCCAGAGAGCTGTAACTCACTCATCAAAAAAGGTATGCAAGTTTGGATAGAATCGGGTGCCGGAACTGCATCAGGGTTTTTAGATTCAAGCTATCAAGAGGTGGGGGTTAAGATTAAGCCACGGGTTGAAATTATTGCTGAGGCCGACCTATTAGTTACAGTTCAAACACCAGAGTACAATGAACTCAAAAGCATGAAAGAAGGCGCCAGCCTATTATGTTTTTTATGGGCGCTTCAACATCCTGAAACCGTAACACTACTACAAGAATTAAAGCTTACTTCCTTTGGAATGGATGCCATCCCGCGAATTTCAAGGGCACAAAACATGGACGCATTATCCTCAATGAGTTCCATTGCTGGCTATAAAGCAGCCTTAATTGCTGCCAATGAGTTGGATAAATATTTACCCATGATGATGACGGCAGCGGGGACGATTCGCCCATCAAAAGTTCTAGTATTAGGCGCCGGTGTAGCCGGCTTACAAGCCATTGCAACTAGTAAACGATTGGGCGCTGTGGTTGAAGCATTTGATATTCGCCCAGCGGTGAAAGAACAAGTAGAAAGCTTAGGCGCAAAATTTGTAGAAGTACCTCTTGATGATAGTGAAACTGAAACCAAAGGTGGCTACGCTAAAGAGCTCACAAAAGACGACAAAGAGAAGCAACGGCAAGTAATACACGAGCATGTAAAAAAATCAGATGTGGTGATTACGACTGCCTTAATTCCTGGCCGACCCGCACCTTTACTCATCACAGAGGCAATGGTTCATGACATGAAAGCAGGATCTGTAATCGTAGATATTGCTGCCGAAAATGGCGGGAATTGCGCTTTCACCAAAGCTGGCGAAACACACATCGTTGATGGTGTGAAAGTCATAGGCCCTCTGAATTTAGCTAGCCAATTAGCTCATCATGCTAGCCTACTATACTCTAAGAACATCTTGGCATTTTTAGATTTACTGATATCGGATTCAGAGATGAAGCTCAATTTTGAAGACGAAATAATTCTACACACTACCATCACTCATCAAGGGGCTTTAATCTCACCCCTCATTAAGCCTAAGGAGAACTAG
- a CDS encoding M1 family metallopeptidase, translating to MKLFRVLILLGVAVATISGCDTNSKIENGVSLELANERKERLSDIRYHLSFKIPAKIDASIEATNTIYFSLNDSESDLLLDFREAESKLHSITINGQATPIDFKKEHIIISKKYLVDGDNEIHLSFEAGETSLNRNEEFLYTLFVPDRARTAFPLFDQPNLKARYTLTLTTPSHWEAISNGPLAEKTTTNGNTVWAFEESDLISSYLFSFVAGEFERVSQTVNGREMTMLHRETDEEKVARNLDDIFELHGTALEWLEDYTGIDYPFKKFDFALIPSFQYGGMEHVGAIQYRASSLFLDEDPSESRQLSRASLIAHETAHMWFGDLVTMDWFNDVWTKEVFANFMAAKIVHPSFPEINHELNFLVRHYPSAYSVDRTSGANPIRQELPNLNEAGQMYGAIIYNKAPIMMRQLELLVGEENFQKGMQDYLSTYSFKNATWPDLIHILNKTIDRNLSEWSKVWVNTAGRPHFSVESDGYTGLILHQEDPTGNERIWSQQFDIKVNHETGNQTYSILSDKESKSLKISEASCYKFLNSNGYGYGLFPLDFGGLMLWNDLTDLERGTVYINLYENMLEGFELSPESYLSQLYTLAVYEDNQLLLNLGLGHVRSIFWNFLTAEQRVQHGPRWEKLLWDEMIKEKDSSRKKILFNTYQSIAMQDSAVEQLMAIWKQDLEISGLTLSENDYVGLASNLAIKVPTMADTLVQAQLNRIKNPDRKKRFEFIAPTLSRDEAVRDQFFESLKQEENRAIESWVLGALGNLHHPLRTHQSDKYILPSLELLQEIQVTGDIFFPKRWLDQTLSNHSSDRAVKTVRDFLENRPNYNKQLRMKILQASDTMLRANRIKKNTD from the coding sequence ATGAAGTTATTTAGGGTTCTAATTCTATTAGGTGTGGCAGTAGCTACGATAAGTGGTTGCGATACAAACAGTAAGATTGAAAATGGTGTTTCACTCGAATTAGCCAACGAACGCAAAGAAAGGCTATCTGATATTCGATATCACCTATCTTTTAAAATCCCTGCGAAGATCGATGCTTCGATTGAAGCCACGAACACTATCTATTTTTCTCTCAATGATAGTGAATCCGATCTATTATTAGATTTTAGAGAAGCAGAATCAAAGCTCCATTCCATAACTATCAATGGACAGGCTACTCCCATCGACTTCAAGAAAGAGCACATCATTATCTCTAAAAAGTATTTAGTGGATGGTGACAATGAAATTCATCTTAGCTTCGAAGCTGGTGAGACTTCATTAAATAGAAACGAAGAATTCCTTTACACACTCTTTGTACCCGATCGTGCACGCACGGCATTCCCGTTATTTGATCAACCCAACTTAAAAGCTCGCTACACCCTAACACTTACTACCCCTTCTCATTGGGAAGCCATTTCGAATGGCCCTTTAGCAGAAAAAACAACTACGAATGGGAATACCGTTTGGGCTTTTGAGGAATCCGACCTTATCAGTAGTTACCTATTCAGTTTTGTTGCCGGTGAATTTGAACGAGTGAGCCAAACCGTAAATGGTCGAGAAATGACAATGCTACATCGCGAAACCGATGAAGAGAAAGTAGCTCGAAACCTGGATGACATATTCGAATTGCATGGCACGGCACTTGAATGGCTGGAAGACTACACAGGCATAGACTATCCATTCAAAAAGTTTGATTTCGCTCTCATCCCAAGCTTCCAATATGGAGGGATGGAACATGTAGGAGCTATTCAATACCGAGCTTCAAGTTTATTTTTAGACGAAGATCCCTCAGAGTCTAGACAACTTAGTAGAGCGAGTTTAATAGCTCACGAAACGGCCCATATGTGGTTCGGTGACCTAGTAACTATGGACTGGTTCAATGATGTTTGGACTAAAGAAGTGTTCGCTAATTTTATGGCGGCTAAAATTGTACATCCAAGTTTCCCTGAAATCAATCATGAATTAAACTTTTTAGTACGCCATTATCCTTCCGCTTATTCAGTAGATCGTACTTCAGGAGCTAATCCCATCCGCCAAGAGCTTCCAAATTTGAATGAAGCGGGCCAAATGTATGGGGCAATCATCTACAACAAAGCTCCAATCATGATGCGCCAATTAGAGCTATTAGTGGGTGAAGAGAATTTTCAAAAAGGCATGCAAGACTATCTAAGCACGTATAGCTTTAAGAATGCTACATGGCCTGATTTGATTCACATTTTAAATAAAACCATCGATCGAAATTTATCAGAATGGAGCAAAGTTTGGGTGAACACTGCGGGGCGCCCTCATTTTAGTGTAGAAAGTGATGGATATACGGGCTTAATCCTACATCAAGAAGACCCGACTGGAAATGAGCGTATTTGGTCGCAACAGTTTGATATCAAGGTTAATCATGAAACTGGAAACCAAACGTATTCTATCCTTAGCGACAAAGAGTCCAAATCACTGAAAATTTCTGAAGCATCTTGCTACAAATTTCTAAACTCGAATGGTTATGGTTACGGGCTATTTCCGTTAGATTTTGGTGGACTCATGCTATGGAATGACTTAACCGATCTAGAACGAGGAACGGTTTATATCAACTTGTATGAAAACATGTTGGAAGGCTTTGAACTCAGTCCTGAATCATATTTAAGCCAACTTTATACACTAGCCGTTTATGAAGACAATCAACTTTTATTAAACCTTGGCTTAGGGCATGTTCGATCTATTTTCTGGAATTTCTTAACAGCTGAACAACGTGTGCAACATGGTCCGCGTTGGGAGAAACTACTTTGGGATGAGATGATAAAAGAAAAGGATTCAAGCCGTAAGAAAATCCTTTTCAATACATACCAAAGTATAGCGATGCAAGATTCTGCTGTGGAGCAATTAATGGCCATCTGGAAACAAGACTTGGAGATTTCAGGACTTACCCTTTCAGAAAATGACTATGTAGGCTTAGCTTCGAATCTAGCAATAAAAGTACCCACAATGGCAGATACTTTAGTTCAAGCACAGCTTAACCGAATTAAAAATCCAGATCGTAAAAAGCGATTTGAGTTTATCGCTCCCACTCTATCACGGGATGAAGCAGTTCGTGATCAGTTCTTTGAATCCTTAAAGCAAGAAGAAAACAGAGCGATTGAGTCGTGGGTGTTAGGAGCCTTAGGAAACTTACATCACCCACTTCGTACACATCAATCTGATAAATATATATTACCGAGCTTAGAGTTATTGCAAGAGATTCAGGTTACTGGAGATATCTTTTTCCCTAAACGTTGGCTTGATCAAACACTCAGCAATCACAGTTCAGACAGGGCTGTTAAAACAGTTCGTGATTTCCTCGAAAACCGCCCAAATTACAACAAGCAGTTACGCATGAAAATCTTACAAGCCTCGGATACCATGTTACGGGCCAATCGCATCAAAAAAAACACGGACTAA
- a CDS encoding NAD(P) transhydrogenase subunit alpha produces the protein MSALIFSLFIFVLACFIGFELISKVPPTLHTPLMSGANAISGITIVGALLITGSTSDGLLTQILGITAIIFATINVVGGFMVTDRMLEMFKKKEDK, from the coding sequence ATGTCTGCACTAATTTTTTCATTATTTATTTTTGTGTTGGCCTGCTTTATTGGCTTTGAACTTATATCCAAAGTGCCCCCCACTTTGCATACTCCACTAATGAGTGGAGCTAATGCTATTTCAGGTATCACTATTGTAGGAGCTTTACTCATTACAGGATCTACAAGTGATGGGTTACTCACCCAAATATTAGGTATTACCGCCATCATCTTTGCCACTATTAATGTGGTAGGTGGTTTTATGGTTACCGATCGTATGTTAGAGATGTTCAAGAAAAAGGAGGACAAGTAA
- a CDS encoding MFS transporter, with protein sequence MQKSDVFQKETTSKIYPWIVLGILALIYISSFVDRQVIAVLATQIRAELGLSNTEIGVLYGPAFSLIYAICGIFMGRVADQFSRKRIILIGLIVWSLMTAASGWASSLAFLVTARLFVGLSQSALSPAVYSMLADYFKPSQRATVFSVYASGIFIGVGLSFLIGGSVAQAYDWRVALQTVGWPGIAIAVIGFFVIKEPARKQLRATPQKEKFVRVFSSILKKRTVRYHLMGFSLLALSGYTILAFISTILTDVFDASDRISSYGWFMFLTGISVNLSGFFADKLASKWGSEKRFVMGIVAALAGLPFYYFGLFAESALIAFLLIGTANVLSSSYNGVAAALIQDFVGSDKRGAAGALYLFVVSIVGFGIGPPVTGWLIDRVFTGPTGASQAIFLVFCVCGVLSTICFMQAMKSYHQDVHLEEAN encoded by the coding sequence ATGCAGAAATCTGATGTTTTTCAAAAAGAGACCACGTCTAAAATCTACCCTTGGATAGTATTGGGGATTTTAGCCCTAATCTATATTTCTAGTTTTGTAGACCGCCAAGTTATAGCGGTATTAGCCACTCAAATTCGTGCGGAGTTAGGACTTAGTAATACGGAAATTGGTGTTTTATATGGCCCTGCTTTTTCATTGATCTACGCTATCTGTGGGATATTTATGGGAAGGGTTGCCGATCAGTTTTCAAGAAAGCGAATTATTCTCATCGGTCTGATAGTATGGAGTTTGATGACCGCCGCTAGCGGATGGGCCAGCTCCTTGGCGTTCCTAGTTACGGCTCGATTATTTGTAGGGCTAAGCCAATCAGCTTTAAGTCCGGCTGTGTATTCTATGTTAGCGGATTATTTTAAACCATCACAGCGAGCAACGGTGTTTTCCGTTTATGCCTCAGGTATCTTTATTGGAGTTGGGCTTTCATTCTTGATTGGAGGTTCTGTGGCTCAAGCCTATGATTGGCGAGTAGCTTTACAAACGGTGGGCTGGCCAGGTATAGCAATAGCGGTAATCGGTTTCTTTGTGATAAAAGAACCAGCTAGAAAACAACTTAGAGCTACTCCACAAAAAGAGAAGTTTGTTCGGGTATTTTCATCAATTTTAAAGAAGCGTACAGTACGTTACCACTTGATGGGTTTCTCTTTATTGGCATTAAGTGGGTATACAATTCTCGCATTCATTAGTACCATATTAACCGATGTATTTGATGCTTCCGACCGAATTAGTTCTTATGGCTGGTTCATGTTTTTGACGGGGATATCGGTGAATTTATCTGGGTTTTTTGCCGACAAACTAGCTTCAAAGTGGGGAAGTGAAAAACGTTTTGTAATGGGGATTGTAGCGGCATTAGCAGGATTGCCCTTCTACTATTTTGGATTGTTTGCTGAATCGGCATTGATTGCATTTTTATTAATCGGAACCGCAAACGTATTGTCATCAAGTTATAATGGAGTGGCCGCGGCACTTATTCAGGATTTTGTGGGTTCCGATAAAAGAGGAGCCGCAGGAGCTTTATATCTCTTTGTGGTGAGTATTGTTGGTTTTGGTATAGGGCCACCCGTAACAGGTTGGTTAATAGACCGTGTATTCACAGGTCCAACGGGAGCTTCACAAGCAATCTTCTTGGTATTCTGTGTTTGTGGTGTGCTTTCCACAATCTGCTTTATGCAGGCTATGAAAAGCTATCACCAGGATGTGCATCTAGAAGAAGCGAATTAG
- the trxB gene encoding thioredoxin-disulfide reductase, which produces MEMEDIAGKTFKVVIIGSGPAGLTAALYAARADLSPIVFEGPEPGGQLMTTTDVENFPGYPDGVMGPQMMDDFRKQATKFGADCRYGYVTDIDFETQPYKLTVDEKTEIQAHTIIISTGASAMWLGLESETRLRGKGVSACATCDGAFFRNQHVVIVGGGDTAMEEATFLTKFASKVTVVHRRDELRASKAMQARAFENEKIEFMWDSEIDEILGEQVVEGVRIKNRKTEETTTLEDVTGVFIAIGHKPNTDLFKEVLTMDDVGYIQTKGQTTKTDLPGIFACGDAMDSFYRQAVTAAGTGCKAALDAEHYLSNELSKEAIAEEHWK; this is translated from the coding sequence ATGGAAATGGAAGATATTGCTGGAAAGACATTTAAAGTGGTAATCATTGGTAGTGGACCCGCGGGCCTTACGGCGGCTCTTTATGCGGCACGTGCTGATTTAAGCCCAATCGTTTTTGAAGGGCCTGAGCCAGGTGGACAATTAATGACTACTACAGATGTCGAAAATTTTCCAGGCTATCCTGATGGCGTAATGGGGCCACAAATGATGGATGATTTCCGCAAGCAAGCCACTAAGTTCGGTGCCGATTGTCGTTACGGTTATGTAACAGATATAGACTTCGAAACACAACCATACAAATTAACGGTGGATGAGAAAACGGAAATTCAAGCTCATACCATCATTATTTCTACCGGAGCTTCAGCGATGTGGTTGGGACTAGAAAGTGAGACTCGCTTACGTGGTAAAGGGGTTTCAGCATGTGCTACCTGCGACGGTGCTTTCTTCAGAAACCAACATGTAGTGATTGTAGGTGGTGGAGATACTGCCATGGAAGAAGCAACCTTCCTAACTAAATTTGCTAGTAAAGTTACCGTGGTTCATCGCCGTGATGAGTTGCGTGCTTCTAAAGCAATGCAAGCGAGAGCATTCGAGAATGAAAAAATCGAATTCATGTGGGACAGCGAAATCGATGAGATCTTAGGAGAGCAAGTTGTAGAAGGTGTTCGTATTAAAAATAGAAAGACCGAAGAAACCACAACTTTAGAAGATGTAACGGGCGTATTTATCGCGATTGGCCATAAGCCAAATACAGACTTGTTTAAAGAGGTATTAACCATGGATGATGTGGGGTATATCCAAACGAAGGGACAAACAACGAAGACTGACTTACCGGGTATCTTTGCTTGTGGTGATGCTATGGATTCTTTCTACCGCCAAGCAGTTACAGCAGCGGGAACGGGCTGTAAAGCAGCTCTTGATGCCGAGCACTACTTAAGTAACGAGCTTAGTAAGGAAGCTATCGCCGAAGAGCACTGGAAGTAA
- a CDS encoding NAD(P)(+) transhydrogenase (Re/Si-specific) subunit beta, translated as MSTFLPESILPFLTDAIHLSYLVATAFFIRGLKLLGSPATARRGNQLAAIGMLIGVIVTLLDQQIVSFEGIIIGVVVGSLIGAILAKKVAMTAMPELVAVFNGFGGGASALVAWGELSRVTDPTILGSSSLITTGLSICIGALTFTGSFIAFGKLKGFISGKSITFPGLNVLNIAAMIAVLGLIITFSLSPTNAVLFWSILGLSLLIGITSVIPIGGADMPVVISLLNSYSGIAASMAGFVLGNHLLIISGALVGAAGLILTQIMCKAMNRSLMNVIFGSFGGGATGSVGDGESGDKTVRETSATDLAIQVAYASKVVIVPGYGLAVAQAQHVIKEVAAKLEERGVQVKYGIHPVAGRMPGHMNVLLAEADVPYDQLYDMDQINPEFASTDVVLIIGANDVVNPMAKTSPGSPIYGMPILNVDEAKRTIVFKRSLSFGYAGIDNPLFYEEKNQMYFGDAKKSLQGLNEALNDV; from the coding sequence ATGAGCACTTTTCTTCCTGAATCCATTCTTCCTTTTTTAACCGATGCTATCCACCTAAGCTATTTAGTAGCCACAGCCTTTTTTATCCGAGGGTTGAAGTTATTAGGTTCACCGGCTACCGCTCGCCGAGGTAATCAACTTGCTGCAATCGGTATGTTAATTGGCGTTATTGTAACCCTATTAGATCAACAAATTGTATCGTTTGAAGGCATCATCATAGGCGTTGTAGTAGGAAGTTTAATCGGTGCTATACTTGCAAAAAAAGTAGCTATGACGGCAATGCCCGAACTCGTTGCCGTATTCAATGGATTTGGCGGGGGTGCTTCAGCCTTAGTAGCATGGGGTGAATTAAGCCGTGTAACTGATCCAACTATTTTGGGCAGTTCCAGCTTAATAACCACTGGGCTAAGTATTTGTATTGGTGCGCTCACCTTCACAGGAAGTTTTATCGCATTTGGTAAACTTAAAGGCTTCATTTCTGGAAAGTCTATTACTTTCCCAGGATTAAATGTTTTAAACATAGCGGCAATGATCGCTGTGCTAGGACTGATCATTACATTTAGTCTCAGCCCAACTAATGCTGTTCTCTTCTGGAGCATCTTAGGGTTGTCTCTGTTGATTGGTATTACTTCTGTGATACCCATTGGTGGTGCCGACATGCCAGTGGTTATATCACTCCTAAATTCATACTCGGGTATAGCAGCCTCTATGGCTGGTTTTGTATTGGGTAATCACTTGCTCATTATTTCTGGAGCTTTAGTAGGTGCAGCAGGACTCATCTTAACACAAATAATGTGTAAAGCTATGAATCGCTCATTGATGAATGTGATTTTCGGATCATTTGGAGGGGGGGCTACAGGCAGTGTTGGTGATGGTGAATCGGGAGATAAAACAGTTCGGGAAACTTCTGCAACCGACTTAGCCATACAAGTAGCTTATGCTTCTAAAGTAGTGATAGTTCCAGGTTATGGTTTAGCTGTGGCACAAGCTCAACATGTAATTAAAGAGGTTGCCGCGAAACTTGAAGAGCGAGGAGTACAGGTAAAATATGGCATCCATCCCGTTGCTGGGCGAATGCCCGGCCATATGAATGTACTCTTAGCTGAAGCGGATGTGCCTTACGATCAGTTGTATGATATGGATCAAATAAACCCTGAGTTCGCTTCCACCGATGTGGTGCTCATTATAGGTGCTAATGATGTAGTAAACCCGATGGCCAAAACTTCACCGGGTAGCCCTATTTATGGAATGCCCATTCTAAACGTTGATGAAGCCAAACGAACCATCGTGTTTAAGCGAAGCCTTAGTTTCGGATATGCAGGGATCGATAATCCCCTATTCTATGAAGAGAAAAACCAAATGTACTTTGGGGATGCCAAGAAAAGTTTACAGGGGTTAAATGAAGCGTTAAATGATGTGTAG
- a CDS encoding FKBP-type peptidyl-prolyl cis-trans isomerase: MKNLFLLTLAATSLLFTGCLRNSGCDVDVNTNVDQAQLESDIAAIDAYIEENQIQNVQTDPTGIRYVITTEGSGTAPDLCSTVGVNYVGKLMSNGNIFDESDRTVAFPLSNLIAGWQIGIPKIKSGGSITLYIPSGYAYGPRQVGSIPANSNLIFEIDLIGVQ, from the coding sequence TTGAAAAATCTATTCCTCCTAACTTTAGCAGCTACTAGTTTACTATTTACAGGCTGTTTAAGAAATAGTGGTTGCGATGTTGACGTAAACACCAACGTTGATCAAGCACAATTAGAATCCGATATCGCCGCTATTGACGCTTATATTGAAGAAAATCAGATTCAAAATGTACAAACAGACCCTACAGGCATCCGTTATGTAATTACTACTGAAGGCTCGGGCACTGCTCCCGATTTATGTAGCACTGTAGGTGTTAACTATGTGGGCAAGTTGATGAGTAACGGCAATATCTTTGATGAAAGTGACCGAACTGTAGCATTCCCATTAAGTAACTTGATTGCGGGCTGGCAAATTGGAATCCCGAAGATTAAATCAGGGGGCTCAATTACATTATACATCCCATCAGGTTATGCGTATGGTCCTCGTCAAGTAGGATCTATACCAGCAAACTCAAATCTTATCTTTGAAATCGACCTCATTGGCGTTCAATAA